The proteins below are encoded in one region of Clostridium pasteurianum DSM 525 = ATCC 6013:
- a CDS encoding superoxide dismutase family protein has translation MYTNYDNEYYYNNPYYHNFIRSSHPTAAIAYVKGGSKYPNINGTVIFRDVADGCEVYVNIKNLPPYRPAEGSNPQIGPFGFHIHEKPCGNIGTNDNPFPQTGEHWNPTNQPHGNHAGDFPVLFSNSNNITKMSFFTSKFKVRDIINRSIVIHESPDDYRTQPSGNSGKKIACGTIRAQAY, from the coding sequence ATGTATACCAATTATGATAATGAATATTACTATAACAATCCTTATTATCACAACTTTATAAGGTCTTCACATCCTACCGCTGCCATTGCCTATGTAAAAGGTGGCTCTAAATATCCAAATATAAATGGTACAGTAATTTTTAGAGATGTAGCTGATGGCTGTGAAGTATACGTAAATATAAAAAATTTACCTCCTTATAGACCAGCAGAGGGAAGCAATCCTCAAATAGGTCCCTTTGGTTTTCACATACATGAAAAACCCTGTGGAAATATAGGTACTAATGATAATCCTTTTCCACAAACTGGAGAACACTGGAACCCAACAAATCAACCCCATGGCAATCATGCAGGTGACTTTCCAGTTCTATTTTCCAATAGTAACAATATTACTAAGATGAGTTTTTTTACAAGTAAATTTAAAGTCAGGGATATTATTAATAGATCTATAGTTATTCATGAAAGTCCTGATGATTACAGGACTCAACCCTCTGGTAATTCAGGTAAAAAAATTGCCTGTGGAACTATAAGAGCACAAGCTTATTAA
- a CDS encoding MerR family transcriptional regulator: MTYSIGEISEMLNISISTLRYYDKEGLLPLVSRTSSNIRVFDDTDVECLKMIECLKNTGMPLKDIKQFFEWCEEGDSTIDQRYDLFIHQKEKTEKQIALLQNALDRINYKCEFYRISKGKGTTNVPGLREELAMKFLNKESSRS; encoded by the coding sequence ATGACTTATTCCATTGGAGAAATATCAGAAATGCTAAATATATCTATATCAACCCTGCGCTACTACGACAAGGAAGGGCTGCTTCCTCTTGTCAGCAGAACTTCTAGCAATATCAGGGTATTCGATGATACAGATGTTGAATGTCTTAAAATGATAGAATGTTTAAAAAATACAGGTATGCCACTTAAGGATATCAAACAGTTCTTTGAATGGTGCGAAGAAGGAGATTCAACAATTGACCAGCGATATGATCTATTCATTCATCAAAAAGAAAAAACTGAAAAACAGATTGCTCTCTTACAAAATGCACTTGACCGCATCAATTATAAATGTGAGTTTTACAGAATATCAAAAGGAAAAGGAACTACAAATGTTCCTGGCTTACGTGAAGAACTGGCTATGAAATTTCTGAATAAAGAATCAAGTAGAAGCTGA